One segment of Schistocerca nitens isolate TAMUIC-IGC-003100 chromosome 3, iqSchNite1.1, whole genome shotgun sequence DNA contains the following:
- the LOC126248686 gene encoding UDP-N-acetylhexosamine pyrophosphorylase encodes MLDIGKCKQELTKYGQQHLLRFWEELSEEERAELLLDLQEVNVAEVTSYFRRAVESLTEDQAKLDDRMKPIPAEFYGGVIRSEAEDLRFYEDEGLRQISAGKVGVLLLAGGQGTRLGVSYPKGMYDVGLPSHKSLYQVQAERILRLQELACERTGVYNHITWYIMTSEATMCPTQEYFANHNYFGLKKENIVMFEQGLLPCFTFDGKIIMDRKYKLSRAPDGNGGLYRALRDRKVLDDIERRGISYLHAYSVDNILVKVADPVFIGYCISKNAECGAKVVEKSFPEEPVGVVCQVDGRYQVVEYSEITLKTAEQSDIDGRLTFRAGNICNHFFTTEFLQKIANKHENNLKLHVARKKIPYVDAQGNICKPEKPNGIKMEKFVFDVFQFADNFVTWEVKRNEEFSALKNADTAEKDTPTTARNDLYSLHYQYLTKAGGKIVTDKGSSVICEISPLLTYAGEGLEESVSNKTFKSPVVLLHPSEQSPNGNVYDQ; translated from the coding sequence ATGTTGGACATCGGCAAATGCAAGCAGGAACTAACAAAATATGGACAGCAGCACCTGTTGCGGTTTTGGGAAGAACTGTCTGAAGAGGAGAGAGCAGAGTTACTGCTGGATTTACAAGAAGTCAACGTGGCAGAAGTTACTTCGTATTTCAGAAGAGCTGTGGAGTCCCTCACTGAAGATCAAGCAAAACTGGATGATCGCATGAAGCCTATCCCAGCAGAATTTTATGGTGGTGTCATCAGATCAGAAGCAGAAGACCTAAGATTTTATGAAGATGAAGGTTTGAGGCAGATTTCTGCAGGCAAAGTGGGTGTGTTGCTTCTGGCAGGTGGTCAGGGTACAAGACTTGGAGTATCATATCCTAAAGGTATGTATGATGTTGGCCTACCTTCTCATAAGTCTCTGTATCAGGTTCAGGCAGAAAGAATTCTGAGGCTGCAGGAGCTTGCTTGTGAACGAACAGGAGTTTACAATCATATAACATGGTATATCATGACCAGTGAAGCAACTATGTGCCCCACACAGGAATACTTTGCAAACCACAACTATTTTGgtcttaaaaaagaaaatattgttatgTTTGAGCAGGGGTTACTTCCATGCTTCACATTTGATGGAAAAATAATCATGGATAGAAAGTATAAGCTGTCAAGAGCACCAGATGGGAATGGAGGACTGTATCGAGCTTTGCGGGACCGTAAAGTGCTGGATGATATTGAGAGACGGGGTATTAGTTATCTTCATGCATACAGTGTCGATAACATTTTGGTTAAAGTAGCTGACCCAGTTTTCATTGGTTATTGTATAAGCAAGAATGCAGAGTGTGGAGCAAAAGTAGTAGAAAAATCTTTTCCAGAAGAACCTGTAGGCGTTGTTTGTCAGGTGGATGGCCGGTATCAAGTTGTTGAATACAGTGAAATTACATTAAAAACAGCAGAGCAGAGTGATATTGATGGGAGATTAACATTCAGAGCTGGTAATATTTGCAATCACTTTTTCACAACAGAGTTTCTTCAGAAGATTGCAAATAAGCATGAAAATAATTTGAAGCTACATGTTGCCAGGAAAAAGATCCCTTATGTTGATGCACAAGGTAACATTTGTAAACCAGAGAAACCCAATggtataaaaatggaaaaatttgtTTTTGACGTCTTTCAGTTTGCGGACAATTTTGTTACATGGGAAGTAAAGCGAAATGAGGAATTCAGTGCCCTTAAAAATGCCGATACTGCTGAAAAAGACACACCCACAACTGCCCGTAATGATCTGTATTCACTTCATTACCAGTATTTGACTAAGGCTGGTGGAAAGATTGTAACAGACAAGGGATCATCTGTGATTTGTGAGATTTCACCGTTGTTGACATATGCTGGCGAAGGTCTTGAAGAAAGTGTTAGTAATAAGACATTTAAATCCCCAGTTGTTTTGTTGCATCCTAGTGAACAAAGCCCAAATGGTAACGTATATGATCAATGA